The genomic interval AGCAAAATTCCACAACCATTTGGCACGGTATTTGGTAGACAGTAGGTGCGGCGATCGCCTGACAACGTGAATCCAAATGATTAAGCCAGAATACCAAGGTAGTCTGGGTAAACCTTGCGATTGGTATTTTTGATAAAGCAGAACATTGTATTTTCCCCACTCGCGTGCTTGTTTGCACAAATCTGGTAACGTATCGCGCAAGCGGTAGTGAACGACAGCATCGGGAACAAAGTGAAGCTTGACGCCGCTAAGTTGCACTTTCCAGCAATAGTCAGTGTCTTGGAGTCGTAGCATCGTTTCGTCAAAACCACCAATCGATATGTGAATAAAACGTTTAATGCCAAGCGTACTACCAGAAGCATGAGGCAAAAAAGGAGGATATTTGTACTCTTGAAGCCCAGTTTGCTGAGTATGAGGGCGATACTTGAGTGTCCAAGGTGGATTCAGTTTATGATACTCGCGTTTGCAAGCAACAAAGTCATAATGGGAAAGTGCTTTACTCATAGCTGCTACCCAACCAGGCGCGACTTCATCGTCAGCATCACAAAAGGCTATAGCTTCACCAGTAGCAGCTAATACACCCTGATTGCGAGCGTGGGCTGCTCCCTGTCGTTCTGAGGAGTCAACAATCTTGAGACCAGGTAGT from Chroogloeocystis siderophila 5.2 s.c.1 carries:
- a CDS encoding glycosyltransferase, which translates into the protein MKLSVVIPCFNDSQTIATQLEALSFQQCSEPWEVVVSDNGSTDNTITIVEQYREKLPGLKIVDSSERQGAAHARNQGVLAATGEAIAFCDADDEVAPGWVAAMSKALSHYDFVACKREYHKLNPPWTLKYRPHTQQTGLQEYKYPPFLPHASGSTLGIKRFIHISIGGFDETMLRLQDTDYCWKVQLSGVKLHFVPDAVVHYRLRDTLPDLCKQAREWGKYNVLLYQKYQSQGLPRLPWYSGLIIWIHVVRRSPHLLSTKYRAKWLWNFAWQVGRLQGCLEYQVWAL